The DNA segment GTACAACCCATTATTGTATTAACTTTTTTTATCGCAGCAATCGTGACATTAAATTTAACCAATTCAATGCCAACAGCTTTGGTTGGGCTCCCTGGAGGAGTTCTTTCTAGCCCTATGATTGAACATGCGTTATACTTAAAAAATCGAGGCATGTCCGAGATTACGATCAAAAAGATGGCTTCTGGAGCTTTGATTGGAACGTTAATATCTGTCCCAATTGCTTTAGTGTTAGCTGATCTATTAACACCTTTTGCAGAAATCATTCAACCTTATTCTTCACTTTTATTTGTTATTGGTGCTATTTTCCTTTCTTTAATAGGAAAAAACAAAATTTTATCGTTAGTAAGCATTCTTCCTTTGGCAATGCTTTTCCAAGGGTTGCGCTATTTGTATTGGGGAATTGGTGTTGTGCCAAAAGACACAAATATTACAACATCTTTCTTTTTAGGCATTACAATAGGACCGTTGATTATTTCACTTCTTTCGCTGTTAAATAAGGTGAATCGTGAGAAGATGTTGACCGATGAATATAAAAAAATTACGTTACCTAAAAGTACTTCTGCTCATCAAACAATAAATCCTTTCAAAGTATTATCCAAAAGTGAGTTAAAACCTGCTTCCCTATCTGCACTTTTTTCAAACTTTCTTTTTGTCTTAAGTCCAGTTGGGTTGATTATTTTATTTGGAGAATTAGTTGCAAATAAAAAACAGGATCCTGTCGAAAAAGCTTCTACTGCAATTATTACAATGAGTGCTTTAGCACAATCAACGTATCTTTCAGGTATTATTATTCCCTTGATAGCTTTAGGTATTCCTTTATCTCCAACTGCTATTGGGCCAGGAAGTCCCTTATTTAATGCTCCTCCCGTTTTTACCGTTGATCATAACTTGCATCACATATTGAGTACAACCGAATTCACCATTGCTATTTTAATTGGTTCAATTCTTGCTGCACTTATCAGTTATATCGTGATCAATCGATATGCTGGAAAAATTTCGCAATTCGTTTTATTA comes from the Carnobacterium sp. 17-4 genome and includes:
- a CDS encoding tripartite tricarboxylate transporter permease, with the protein product MEILLLVQMVIAALAAIVLYTFIGFIPGTDETSVLMPVTLAIILSGVQPIIVLTFFIAAIVTLNLTNSMPTALVGLPGGVLSSPMIEHALYLKNRGMSEITIKKMASGALIGTLISVPIALVLADLLTPFAEIIQPYSSLLFVIGAIFLSLIGKNKILSLVSILPLAMLFQGLRYLYWGIGVVPKDTNITTSFFLGITIGPLIISLLSLLNKVNREKMLTDEYKKITLPKSTSAHQTINPFKVLSKSELKPASLSALFSNFLFVLSPVGLIILFGELVANKKQDPVEKASTAIITMSALAQSTYLSGIIIPLIALGIPLSPTAIGPGSPLFNAPPVFTVDHNLHHILSTTEFTIAILIGSILAALISYIVINRYAGKISQFVLLKIPHEAILGLFISFILLLAYMDAGLINIFGVLLIGIASGTLNKMGMNYGIQFMTLYAAPWLVEKLAQI